The following proteins come from a genomic window of Myxococcota bacterium:
- the pgsA gene encoding CDP-diacylglycerol--glycerol-3-phosphate 3-phosphatidyltransferase, which translates to MAREAAREQVWNLPNALTMLRMAVVPAMLAMPWMLSDTASTMLAWLYILAAVTDVVDGWLARRGQQVTQVGKLLDPLADKMLVATSLIMLVSVGRIESWAAWMVVVIVGRELAVTGLRGIASAGGRIMAASWQGKAKTLTQNVAISALLFHYPTLGLPAHEIGLSLLAIATLLTLWSGYGYFAAFFRDLFAADA; encoded by the coding sequence ATGGCCCGCGAGGCGGCCCGCGAGCAGGTCTGGAACCTCCCGAACGCGCTCACGATGCTGCGCATGGCGGTGGTGCCCGCGATGCTCGCCATGCCCTGGATGCTGAGCGACACCGCCAGCACGATGCTCGCCTGGCTCTACATCCTCGCCGCCGTGACCGACGTCGTGGACGGCTGGCTCGCCCGGCGCGGCCAGCAGGTCACCCAGGTGGGCAAGCTCCTCGACCCGCTCGCGGACAAGATGCTCGTCGCCACCTCCCTGATCATGCTCGTCTCGGTCGGGCGCATCGAGAGCTGGGCGGCCTGGATGGTCGTCGTGATCGTCGGGCGCGAGCTGGCCGTGACGGGCCTTCGCGGCATTGCCTCCGCGGGCGGGCGCATCATGGCGGCATCCTGGCAGGGCAAGGCCAAGACGCTCACGCAGAACGTCGCCATCTCGGCCCTGCTGTTCCACTACCCGACGCTCGGGCTGCCCGCCCACGAAATCGGTCTGTCACTTCTCGCGATCGCCACCCTACTCACCCTGTGGTCGGGCTACGGGTACTTCGCGGCCTTCTTCCGGGATCTGTTCGCGGCCGACGCCTAG